The Nitrospirales bacterium genome includes a window with the following:
- a CDS encoding acetate/propionate family kinase, which yields MRVLVINSGSSSIKFRVTDTCVDPGMMKRESSQSIIHGLLKQNGEQSTLEISGRESTVFLSECTHERLEDSFTWIFDSLKDIEKFENWTSFITTIEAVGHRVVHGGNRFSQSTIIDASVLQEIEQFNDLAPLHNPTCLAGIVDARTFFGHDMPMVAVFDTAYHRTLPAHAATYAIPYELSKRHRIKRYGFHGIAHASLASHYANHTEQSLKDQRIITLQLGNGCSMTAIAGGKSIDTTMGFSPSEGLMMGTRSGDLDPSIIGYLAKKEQVSVMGIQSWLNERSGLLGISGDTHDMRQLLQAARQKQDPRARLAIDMFCYRVQKYLGAYFAVLGGVNAIIFGGGIGENASEIRSKICDGLKWAGVHLNQERNKQAVGITPGEVTKISEDASPVAVYVIGTDEEDWIASETVRCLQAHKHKKLV from the coding sequence ATGCGAGTCCTCGTGATCAACAGCGGAAGTTCCTCGATAAAATTTCGAGTCACAGACACCTGCGTCGATCCCGGCATGATGAAACGGGAGTCGTCTCAATCGATCATCCACGGTCTGCTAAAACAAAATGGGGAACAAAGTACTCTCGAGATATCCGGCAGAGAGTCGACGGTGTTCCTGTCGGAATGCACCCATGAACGTCTTGAGGACTCATTCACATGGATCTTCGACTCCCTCAAGGACATAGAAAAATTTGAGAATTGGACGTCTTTTATCACCACAATCGAAGCGGTTGGACACCGGGTAGTACATGGTGGCAATCGGTTTTCACAATCTACGATCATCGATGCTTCGGTGTTGCAGGAAATCGAACAGTTCAACGACCTCGCTCCATTACACAACCCCACGTGTCTGGCAGGCATCGTTGACGCTCGAACTTTTTTTGGTCATGACATGCCCATGGTTGCAGTGTTCGATACGGCGTATCATCGTACGCTCCCGGCTCATGCCGCCACCTATGCCATTCCCTACGAACTCTCCAAACGTCATCGCATCAAACGATATGGATTCCATGGAATTGCCCACGCCTCGTTGGCCTCTCATTATGCCAACCACACAGAACAATCATTAAAAGATCAACGGATCATCACGCTGCAACTGGGCAATGGCTGTTCCATGACAGCCATTGCCGGCGGAAAATCCATCGATACGACCATGGGGTTTAGTCCCTCGGAAGGACTCATGATGGGCACGCGCTCGGGAGATCTGGACCCCTCCATCATCGGTTATCTCGCGAAGAAAGAACAGGTGTCGGTCATGGGCATCCAAAGCTGGCTCAACGAGCGGTCGGGGCTACTCGGAATATCAGGCGACACACATGACATGCGCCAGCTACTCCAAGCCGCTAGGCAGAAACAGGACCCGCGCGCAAGACTGGCGATTGATATGTTTTGCTATCGGGTCCAAAAATATCTGGGCGCTTATTTTGCCGTCTTAGGAGGCGTCAATGCGATCATCTTTGGTGGCGGCATCGGTGAAAACGCCTCGGAAATTCGCTCGAAAATCTGCGACGGATTGAAATGGGCCGGGGTTCATCTGAATCAAGAACGCAATAAGCAAGCCGTGGGAATCACGCCAGGCGAGGTGACGAAAATTAGTGAAGACGCAAGTCCAGTCGCCGTGTATGTGATCGGAACAGATGAAGAAGATTGGATTGCATCTGAGACAGTTCGATGCCTACAGGCTCACAAACATAAAAAGCTGGTGTAA
- a CDS encoding phosphoketolase family protein, which produces MSTPLPKKELRLIDAYWRAANYLSVGQIYLYDNPLLKKPLTKDHIKPRLLGHWGTTPGLNFLYVHLNRVIKAHSLNMIYITGPGHGGPGLVANAYLEGTYSEMYPNISRDEEGLKRLFTQFSFPGGIPSHVAPETPGSIHEGGELGYALSHAYGAAFDNPDLIVACVIGDGEAETGPMATSWHSNKFLNPVTDGTVLPILHLNGYKIANPCILARISDEELDHLFRGYGYIPYVVEGQEPATMHQRMAETLDRVIQEIHMIKTDAARNGFSQRPLWPMIILRTPKGWTCPREVDGKRTEDYWRSHQVPMGAMHENSDHVRLLEKWLNGYKPAELFDSQGRLIPELAELPPQGERRMSANPHANGGLLLKDLRLPPFREYAVQVSSLGAVFAESTRVMGKFLRDVMKENMEEQNFRLFSPDENNSNRWQDVLEVTNRTWVAKTHPYDDHLAPDGRVMEMLSEHQCQGWLEGYLLTGRHGFFSCYEAFIHIIDSMFNQHAKWLKVCNHIPWRRPIASLNYLLSSHVWRQDHNGFSHQDPGFIDHVVNKKAEVIRVYLPPDANSLLFVTDQCLRSRNLINVIVAGKQPSLQYMDMNAAIKHCTAGIGIWEWASNDKGHKPDVVMACCGDVPTLETLAAVDLLHHYVPDLKIRVINIVNLMKLQPPHEHPHGLSDKEFDTLFTTDTPIIFAFHGYPWLIHRLTYRRTNHHNLHVRGYKEEGTTTTPFDMTVRNDLDRFHLVSDVIDRVPTLGPLAAYAKQAIRDKLIEHKAYISQYGEDMPEIRGWTWPGK; this is translated from the coding sequence ATGTCGACTCCTTTACCGAAGAAAGAGCTACGTCTGATCGATGCCTATTGGCGTGCGGCCAACTATCTGTCAGTCGGACAAATTTATCTGTACGACAATCCATTGTTGAAAAAGCCATTGACCAAAGATCATATCAAGCCGAGACTGCTCGGCCATTGGGGCACCACTCCGGGCTTGAATTTTCTGTATGTCCACCTGAACCGCGTCATCAAGGCCCATAGTCTCAATATGATTTATATCACCGGCCCGGGGCATGGCGGGCCTGGGCTCGTGGCGAATGCGTACCTGGAAGGAACCTATAGCGAAATGTACCCCAACATTTCACGAGACGAAGAAGGATTGAAGCGCCTTTTCACGCAGTTTTCTTTTCCTGGGGGCATTCCCAGTCATGTCGCGCCGGAAACTCCTGGATCCATTCATGAAGGCGGTGAGCTCGGGTATGCCCTGTCCCATGCGTATGGAGCCGCGTTCGACAATCCCGACTTAATCGTCGCCTGCGTCATCGGAGATGGCGAAGCAGAAACGGGGCCCATGGCCACCAGCTGGCATTCGAATAAATTTCTCAATCCCGTGACCGATGGAACGGTCCTGCCAATTCTGCATTTGAATGGGTACAAGATCGCGAATCCATGCATCCTGGCGCGGATCAGCGATGAAGAGCTGGATCACCTCTTCCGCGGGTACGGATATATCCCGTATGTCGTCGAGGGGCAGGAGCCGGCCACCATGCATCAGCGTATGGCTGAAACGCTTGATCGTGTCATTCAAGAAATTCACATGATCAAGACCGATGCCGCCAGAAACGGATTCTCGCAACGGCCGCTCTGGCCTATGATCATTCTCCGGACTCCCAAGGGATGGACCTGCCCTCGCGAGGTCGATGGGAAACGAACTGAAGATTATTGGCGATCCCATCAGGTCCCGATGGGGGCCATGCATGAAAATTCAGATCATGTACGCCTCCTAGAGAAATGGTTGAACGGTTATAAACCGGCAGAGTTATTCGATAGCCAGGGTCGATTGATTCCCGAGCTGGCCGAACTTCCGCCTCAAGGCGAACGGCGGATGAGTGCCAACCCGCACGCCAATGGCGGTCTGCTCCTCAAAGATCTCCGGCTCCCCCCTTTTCGGGAGTATGCAGTCCAAGTCTCGTCCCTGGGAGCGGTCTTTGCTGAATCCACTCGCGTCATGGGCAAGTTCCTCCGCGATGTGATGAAGGAGAATATGGAGGAACAGAACTTTCGTCTCTTCAGCCCAGACGAAAACAACTCAAACCGATGGCAGGATGTGCTGGAGGTTACGAACCGGACTTGGGTCGCGAAGACCCATCCCTACGACGATCATCTAGCTCCAGACGGCCGGGTGATGGAAATGCTCAGCGAACATCAATGTCAGGGCTGGCTGGAAGGATATTTGTTGACGGGGCGCCATGGATTTTTCTCCTGCTATGAGGCCTTCATCCACATTATCGATTCCATGTTCAATCAGCATGCAAAATGGCTCAAGGTCTGCAACCATATCCCCTGGCGGAGACCGATCGCTTCACTGAATTATCTCCTTTCCTCACACGTATGGCGGCAGGACCACAACGGCTTCAGCCATCAAGATCCAGGTTTTATCGACCACGTCGTCAACAAAAAAGCCGAAGTCATCCGCGTGTATCTTCCACCAGATGCCAATAGCCTCCTGTTCGTCACGGATCAGTGCCTCCGAAGTCGAAACTTAATCAACGTGATCGTGGCGGGGAAACAGCCTAGCTTACAATACATGGACATGAATGCGGCCATTAAACACTGCACCGCGGGGATCGGCATTTGGGAATGGGCGAGTAACGACAAGGGGCATAAGCCTGATGTCGTGATGGCATGTTGCGGTGATGTGCCCACTCTTGAAACTCTGGCGGCCGTCGACCTGCTCCATCACTATGTTCCTGACTTGAAAATCCGGGTCATCAATATCGTCAACCTCATGAAACTTCAACCTCCACATGAACATCCTCATGGCCTCTCCGACAAGGAGTTCGATACATTGTTCACGACCGATACACCTATTATTTTTGCGTTTCATGGATACCCATGGTTGATTCACCGCCTGACGTATCGACGAACCAATCACCATAATCTCCATGTGCGGGGATACAAAGAAGAAGGGACAACCACCACGCCTTTTGATATGACGGTGAGAAACGACCTCGATCGCTTCCATCTCGTCTCAGATGTCATCGATCGCGTCCCGACGCTCGGCCCTCTGGCAGCCTATGCCAAGCAGGCCATTCGGGATAAACTGATCGAACACAAGGCCTACATCAGTCAATACGGCGAAGACATGCCAGAAATACGAGGATGGACTTGGCCGGGCAAGTAA
- a CDS encoding universal stress protein, translated as MKIILAVDGSEQSYEATRGLTGLAPAEELTVLSVISVPGLSYPTMGGGLPKDLSMQVEKAMRDEGENVLQHVVSLLPPNPGPVKNVLQVGDPAEGIISFAGEQHADLIVMGARGQGQIQEQMFGSVSHRVMTHAPCSTLIVKDSLRKIETLLVPLANREDSEKMLKFFERRPFRNPVQATILHVVPFSQPIWPVGAMIPEEFRKEIISHGEQFTEDLAGELRNLGHEAKGIAVMGAPSKSIADAVESSKPDLILMQTHSRSGLSRFLLGSVSHSVIHHTHCSILLVK; from the coding sequence ATGAAAATCATTCTTGCCGTGGATGGCTCTGAACAATCGTACGAAGCCACACGTGGGCTGACGGGATTGGCTCCTGCTGAAGAATTGACAGTCTTGAGTGTGATCAGTGTCCCTGGATTGTCTTATCCCACTATGGGCGGAGGCTTGCCTAAAGACTTATCCATGCAAGTGGAAAAGGCCATGAGAGATGAAGGGGAGAACGTTCTTCAACACGTGGTATCGTTGCTTCCCCCGAATCCTGGGCCAGTTAAAAATGTCTTACAAGTCGGAGACCCCGCGGAGGGTATCATCAGTTTTGCCGGTGAACAGCATGCAGATCTGATTGTGATGGGGGCAAGAGGACAAGGACAGATTCAAGAACAGATGTTCGGAAGTGTGTCCCATCGGGTCATGACGCATGCGCCCTGTTCGACGTTGATCGTGAAAGATTCACTCCGAAAAATCGAGACACTTCTGGTGCCGCTCGCTAACCGGGAAGATAGTGAGAAGATGTTGAAATTTTTCGAGCGACGACCATTTCGTAATCCAGTGCAAGCTACCATCCTACATGTTGTGCCATTTTCGCAACCCATCTGGCCCGTCGGGGCCATGATTCCTGAAGAATTTCGGAAAGAAATCATCTCCCATGGAGAACAATTTACCGAAGATCTTGCAGGCGAACTACGAAACTTGGGTCATGAGGCTAAAGGCATAGCGGTGATGGGAGCTCCATCGAAAAGCATTGCCGATGCGGTCGAGAGTAGCAAGCCTGATCTTATTTTGATGCAAACACATAGCCGGTCTGGACTCAGTCGTTTTCTGCTGGGAAGTGTGTCGCATTCGGTCATCCATCATACACATTGTTCAATCCTTCTCGTGAAGTAA
- a CDS encoding molybdopterin-dependent oxidoreductase, with the protein MHAQPIKIQSTYEHSLSRRRLLQAGVLLGGSLLFGVRPIRADEAPTSVTLPFDRGRRPLVSFPQKRPLMVLTTRPPQLETPFHIFDDHILTPNDAFFVRWHLANIPTHVDPQKFHLTIHGHVDHPFSLSLQSLKEDFEQVSITAVCQCGGNSRGFFSPRVPGGQWGNGAMGNAKWTGVRLTDLLEKAGVRDKAVQVRFDGLDAAVADVTPDFRKSLNLDDAARKDVIVAYAMNDEPLPYLNGYPLRLVVPGWYASYWIKALNDIEVLNAVDEEFWMKHAYRLPADPCACVEPGQKPLHTVPISTMTVRSFITSIQNGATLEGGRPTRVKGIAFDQGYGIDQVLVSIDGGQQWKRAKLGQDYGDYSFRPWETHFTPVAGQSYQLQSLAINRIGESQRFSARWNPSGYLRNAVETITVRGR; encoded by the coding sequence ATGCACGCACAACCCATCAAAATACAATCAACGTACGAACATTCGTTGAGCCGAAGACGGCTGCTCCAGGCTGGAGTGCTTTTGGGGGGATCGTTGCTATTCGGTGTCCGGCCAATTCGCGCTGATGAGGCGCCGACATCCGTCACTCTTCCGTTTGATCGAGGACGTCGTCCTCTCGTCTCCTTTCCCCAGAAACGACCGTTGATGGTGCTGACAACCCGTCCCCCTCAACTTGAAACACCTTTCCATATTTTCGATGATCACATCTTGACTCCTAATGATGCCTTCTTTGTTCGTTGGCATTTAGCCAACATCCCCACACATGTTGACCCTCAAAAATTTCACTTAACGATCCACGGCCATGTCGATCATCCATTCTCGTTGAGTCTACAGAGCCTCAAAGAAGACTTCGAACAGGTGAGCATCACGGCCGTCTGCCAATGTGGGGGCAATAGCCGGGGGTTTTTCAGCCCGCGAGTTCCCGGCGGACAATGGGGGAACGGTGCCATGGGTAATGCCAAATGGACCGGAGTACGTCTTACGGATCTGCTCGAGAAGGCAGGAGTTCGGGATAAAGCCGTTCAAGTCAGATTCGATGGGTTGGATGCAGCCGTCGCCGATGTCACGCCTGACTTCCGAAAATCATTGAATCTCGATGATGCTGCGCGAAAAGACGTCATCGTTGCCTATGCGATGAACGATGAACCTTTGCCCTATTTAAACGGATATCCTCTTCGACTGGTGGTCCCGGGATGGTACGCCTCCTATTGGATCAAAGCGTTGAACGATATCGAAGTTCTCAACGCTGTGGATGAGGAATTTTGGATGAAACATGCCTACCGTCTTCCCGCGGATCCCTGCGCCTGCGTCGAGCCCGGACAAAAACCGCTGCACACGGTTCCGATCAGCACCATGACCGTCCGGTCATTCATCACCAGTATTCAGAATGGTGCCACTCTCGAAGGAGGACGACCAACTCGCGTGAAAGGTATCGCGTTTGACCAAGGATATGGCATTGATCAGGTCCTCGTCTCGATAGATGGCGGCCAACAGTGGAAACGGGCAAAATTAGGACAGGATTATGGAGACTATAGCTTCCGCCCCTGGGAAACCCACTTTACTCCCGTGGCCGGACAGTCTTATCAACTCCAAAGTCTCGCCATAAACAGGATTGGAGAATCTCAGCGATTCAGCGCAAGATGGAATCCCAGTGGATACTTGAGAAATGCCGTTGAAACGATCACGGTTCGAGGGAGGTAA
- the ftsH gene encoding ATP-dependent zinc metalloprotease FtsH — translation MDKKFRFSIWYFIFAFWILILLQELYLASQHLDEVPYSQFKVWLLEDKVAEVAITDTMINGKLKPHVKEGNEGNEKWFQTIRVDDPDLVNLLEEKNVEFSGVIVSTLWKDVASWVIPILIFAAIWIFIFRKVSQGAGGSFMRIGQSKAKIYMEKDIPVRMKDVAGVDEAKHELMEVVEFLKTPEKFTRIGGRIPKGVLLVGPPGTGKTLLARAIAGEAAVPFFSISGSEFVEMFVGVGAARVRDLFENAKSKAPCIIFIDELDALGKARGSGPMAHEEREQTLNQLLVEMDGFDPRVGVIILAATNRPEILDQALLRAGRFDRQVLVDRPDRSGREAILQVHAKSIKLAADVALGKIAAMTPGMVGADLANVINEAALLAVRNNRETVQQADLEEAVERVVAGLEKKSRVLSQEERTRVAHHEVGHALVAMMIPGSDPVQKISIIPRGIAALGYTMQLPMEDRYLLTRSELENKIAILLGGRVAEELIFGEASTGAADDLQKATNIAKRMVKDYGMSKVLGTVALELTNRPAFLSPTEPVSRSDYSEKTAREIDQEVRSMIDQQQERVRTILSQLRPVLLHGAEKLLTDEVMSGESLQELLRTHEKAMAGSDS, via the coding sequence ATGGACAAAAAATTTCGATTTTCCATCTGGTATTTCATTTTTGCGTTTTGGATCCTGATTTTGCTGCAGGAATTGTACCTGGCCTCACAGCATTTGGATGAGGTGCCTTACAGCCAGTTTAAAGTTTGGCTTCTGGAAGATAAGGTCGCGGAAGTGGCGATTACCGACACAATGATCAATGGCAAACTGAAACCACATGTCAAAGAAGGAAATGAAGGAAATGAGAAGTGGTTTCAAACGATTCGTGTCGATGATCCGGATCTTGTGAATCTGTTAGAGGAAAAGAATGTCGAGTTTTCTGGAGTCATCGTGAGCACGTTGTGGAAAGATGTCGCTTCTTGGGTGATTCCTATTTTGATCTTTGCTGCCATTTGGATCTTTATCTTTCGCAAAGTTAGTCAAGGCGCGGGTGGAAGTTTTATGCGAATCGGACAATCCAAGGCCAAAATCTACATGGAAAAAGATATTCCTGTAAGAATGAAGGATGTAGCGGGGGTTGATGAGGCGAAACACGAACTCATGGAGGTCGTTGAATTTTTGAAAACTCCAGAGAAATTCACTCGAATTGGCGGACGCATTCCCAAAGGGGTGCTGTTAGTGGGGCCTCCTGGTACAGGGAAAACGTTACTCGCGCGAGCGATTGCGGGAGAAGCGGCTGTACCATTTTTTTCGATCAGTGGGTCAGAGTTCGTTGAGATGTTTGTCGGAGTCGGTGCCGCCAGAGTGCGTGACTTATTTGAGAATGCCAAGAGTAAAGCTCCTTGCATCATCTTTATCGATGAACTTGATGCGCTGGGCAAGGCGCGAGGTTCAGGGCCGATGGCCCACGAAGAACGTGAGCAAACGCTCAACCAATTGCTGGTCGAGATGGATGGATTCGATCCGCGGGTGGGGGTCATCATCCTGGCGGCGACGAATCGCCCGGAAATCCTCGATCAAGCGTTGTTGCGGGCTGGACGATTCGATCGACAAGTGCTCGTCGATCGCCCTGACCGGTCGGGACGTGAGGCGATTCTTCAGGTTCATGCCAAGTCAATTAAACTGGCGGCCGATGTGGCACTCGGGAAAATTGCCGCCATGACGCCAGGCATGGTCGGTGCTGATTTAGCCAACGTGATCAATGAAGCTGCGTTATTGGCCGTACGCAACAATCGTGAGACTGTCCAGCAAGCGGATTTGGAAGAAGCCGTGGAACGCGTAGTCGCGGGGCTGGAGAAAAAAAGCCGGGTGCTGAGCCAGGAAGAGCGAACGCGGGTCGCACATCATGAAGTCGGGCATGCATTGGTAGCCATGATGATCCCAGGGTCTGATCCCGTTCAAAAAATCTCCATTATTCCTCGAGGTATTGCCGCACTGGGATATACGATGCAACTGCCGATGGAAGACCGGTATTTGCTGACCCGTTCGGAATTGGAGAATAAGATCGCGATTTTACTGGGAGGGCGTGTCGCGGAAGAACTGATTTTTGGCGAAGCGTCGACGGGCGCAGCGGATGATCTCCAGAAGGCGACGAATATCGCGAAACGGATGGTCAAAGATTATGGCATGAGCAAAGTTTTAGGCACTGTGGCGTTGGAGTTAACCAATCGGCCAGCGTTTCTCTCGCCTACTGAGCCAGTGTCACGATCAGATTATTCAGAAAAAACGGCTAGAGAGATTGATCAAGAAGTGCGGAGTATGATTGATCAGCAACAGGAACGTGTTCGTACGATTCTCTCCCAGCTTCGGCCGGTCTTACTCCATGGGGCAGAAAAACTCTTGACCGACGAAGTGATGTCCGGGGAAAGCCTTCAGGAATTGCTTCGTACGCATGAAAAGGCCATGGCAGGGTCGGACTCGTAG
- a CDS encoding potassium channel family protein: MVTTFFVTLLLVTIVAHIHFQALFRLSDFMKSHPHRSRINLMICTFAVLIAHVIEVWVFGIGYYFLTKYSEYGRFEGLMTEPTFQDCGYFSFVVYTTLGFGDLIPHGPIRFLTGMEGLTGLLLITWTASFMYLQMQRFWDADSGDD; this comes from the coding sequence ATGGTTACCACCTTCTTTGTCACCTTGCTACTCGTCACTATCGTCGCTCACATTCATTTTCAAGCCTTGTTTCGACTCTCCGACTTCATGAAATCGCACCCCCATCGTTCACGGATTAATCTCATGATCTGCACGTTCGCCGTACTGATTGCGCATGTGATCGAAGTCTGGGTTTTTGGGATCGGGTACTATTTCTTGACCAAATACAGCGAGTATGGAAGGTTTGAAGGCCTCATGACCGAGCCGACATTCCAAGATTGCGGATATTTCTCATTTGTCGTCTACACGACATTGGGCTTCGGAGATCTCATCCCTCACGGTCCGATTCGTTTCCTCACCGGCATGGAAGGGTTAACAGGGCTCCTGCTCATTACATGGACAGCTTCATTCATGTATCTTCAGATGCAGCGTTTCTGGGACGCCGATTCCGGTGATGATTGA
- a CDS encoding c-type cytochrome: protein MNIQTRLCRIFFLSLLSLSLWPVWLSVHAQETILIPSPPITFQAGQGSEIATSYCLICHSAEYVYTQPLLSRTQWHETVEKMKHQFGCPVPDEQVSTLVDYLVGQNTTRPTSQKNNGSERSPSHLTGIGSAAKGQAVYDRYCTNCHGPQGKGDGPIGQALVPPAANLTIIGKKSDDEILETIRKGRPGTAMPSWKNDLSDKEIHDILAYLRTLGH, encoded by the coding sequence ATGAATATCCAGACTCGTCTGTGTCGTATCTTTTTCTTGTCGCTGTTGAGTTTGTCTTTGTGGCCGGTCTGGTTATCAGTTCATGCCCAGGAAACAATCTTGATTCCCTCCCCTCCCATCACATTTCAGGCCGGCCAGGGAAGTGAAATTGCGACATCTTATTGCCTTATTTGTCATTCGGCAGAATACGTCTACACGCAACCCCTACTCTCTCGTACTCAATGGCACGAGACTGTCGAAAAGATGAAACACCAGTTTGGCTGTCCGGTTCCAGATGAACAGGTTTCAACCTTGGTAGACTATCTCGTCGGTCAAAACACGACTCGACCCACTTCGCAAAAGAACAACGGAAGTGAACGATCACCCTCACACCTAACCGGCATTGGCAGTGCGGCGAAAGGCCAGGCTGTGTACGACCGCTATTGCACCAACTGCCATGGACCACAGGGAAAAGGTGATGGCCCTATTGGTCAAGCTCTCGTCCCCCCTGCAGCCAACTTGACAATCATCGGGAAAAAGTCCGACGACGAAATACTCGAAACCATTCGAAAAGGCCGTCCTGGAACCGCGATGCCCTCATGGAAAAATGATCTATCGGACAAGGAGATCCATGATATTCTCGCGTATCTCCGAACATTGGGCCATTAA
- a CDS encoding c-type cytochrome, with product MFHTMRKVRHSFSAWPIGLMVISAILFSPTLSLGSTEHDGKTLVNNLCSTCHKFQGEPESRFDLKAPDLMWGGSKYQRDWLIRWLTGKEPMLYAKGYRWDLSEKPDTHIAVSHEEAEAIADYFEKNLKDSRVTVGTFDVTKVTKKDVKDGAFIYKEHACIGCHTIEENGQLVGGPQSVDLADSGNRYDKDWLFRFGINPQDFTPHSGEFLADATEPQLRSVIGYLMTLGVKDFTYYEPWKSQEFTNASVDRGKVLYKEYCSQCHGATGKGDGPAASGLSPKPAVHANIPFDKLPMEYLYNVIYHGGRSVGKSPSMPYWGLTIGQQGVADVIAYLKATFKGGQQVAATGGNASVSGVCPQPRQTKQAPGKFRKMTNPLKPSPANVKAGKTLFQETATPLACKQCHGEAGDGNGPMGAALNPHPRNFTCGETMKDISDGQMFWIIKNGSPGTGMMAFAGMPDDQIWQLIHYIRTLAK from the coding sequence ATGTTTCATACGATGCGAAAGGTTCGTCATTCATTTTCGGCTTGGCCTATCGGATTGATGGTTATTTCCGCCATCCTTTTCAGCCCCACTCTCAGTTTGGGAAGTACAGAACACGATGGGAAAACACTCGTCAACAACCTCTGTTCCACTTGTCACAAGTTTCAAGGTGAACCCGAAAGCCGTTTTGATCTCAAAGCCCCCGACTTGATGTGGGGAGGGAGTAAATATCAGCGTGATTGGCTCATTCGCTGGCTGACCGGCAAAGAACCCATGTTATACGCGAAGGGGTATCGATGGGACCTGTCAGAAAAGCCGGACACACATATCGCCGTCTCGCACGAGGAAGCCGAAGCCATCGCCGACTATTTCGAAAAAAATCTGAAAGATTCCCGCGTGACGGTCGGCACGTTCGATGTCACGAAAGTCACGAAGAAGGACGTAAAAGACGGAGCATTTATCTACAAAGAACATGCCTGCATCGGATGCCACACGATCGAAGAAAATGGGCAACTGGTCGGAGGACCGCAAAGTGTCGATCTTGCCGATTCCGGCAATCGATACGATAAAGACTGGTTGTTCCGTTTTGGGATTAACCCGCAAGACTTTACCCCACACAGTGGAGAGTTTTTGGCCGACGCGACGGAACCGCAATTGCGAAGCGTCATCGGATATCTGATGACGTTAGGCGTGAAAGATTTCACATATTATGAACCATGGAAAAGCCAGGAATTCACGAATGCAAGCGTAGACCGTGGAAAAGTTCTGTACAAAGAATATTGCTCGCAATGTCACGGAGCCACTGGAAAAGGTGATGGCCCGGCAGCCTCAGGCTTAAGTCCGAAGCCAGCCGTCCATGCCAATATACCATTCGATAAACTTCCGATGGAGTACCTCTACAACGTGATTTATCATGGAGGCCGTAGTGTCGGGAAGTCACCCAGCATGCCGTATTGGGGACTGACGATTGGCCAACAGGGAGTGGCGGACGTGATTGCCTATTTGAAGGCGACGTTTAAGGGCGGGCAGCAAGTTGCGGCGACAGGAGGCAACGCAAGCGTGTCAGGCGTGTGCCCACAACCGCGTCAGACGAAACAAGCTCCTGGAAAATTCCGCAAAATGACGAATCCACTGAAGCCCTCTCCGGCGAACGTGAAAGCGGGAAAAACTCTGTTCCAGGAAACAGCGACTCCATTAGCCTGTAAACAATGCCATGGGGAAGCGGGCGATGGGAATGGCCCGATGGGCGCAGCCTTAAACCCACATCCACGAAACTTTACGTGTGGAGAAACCATGAAAGACATTTCTGATGGACAAATGTTCTGGATTATCAAGAATGGATCGCCCGGGACAGGTATGATGGCGTTTGCCGGAATGCCTGATGATCAAATTTGGCAACTCATTCATTACATTCGAACACTAGCCAAATAA